The following is a genomic window from Gammaproteobacteria bacterium.
AAGCCGGCACAAAGGTCTTCTTCGAACATCACGTCGCAAGTACGCTCCGAGCGTTTGCTAACCCCATTTTTTCAGATTCACCTTGAACCCGCCTGAGCAATTGACTTCATCAGCGGGCTGAGTGCTCTTTTTACCCAAGCGATTTATTCACCCTCAAACACAAAAACTATGAACAAACAAATCACCCCCCGTCCCATGCACAACACGTCCAGGCTGCTGGATTATCTTTACCATGAAATGATCGTTTGCGCCACGGAAGGAATAGGGTATGTGGTGCTTGATGATGAGGAGCTCAAAGCAAATGAGATCGTCATTGGCGGTAAAAAAGTAAAGAGTTTTGGTTCGTGTAGCTATCTCGGTCTTGAGTTGGATCCCCGAATGAAAGCGGCCTCAATCAAGGCCATTGAGAAATACGGTACAGCTTTTTCCAGTTCCCGAGCCTACCTGTCCAGTCCTCTTTATGGAGAGTTGCAGGAACTCTTGGAGGCTATTTTCCAAAAGCCGGTCATAGCTACTCCTACGACCTCACTAGGACACATAGCTGCAATTCCCTCGCTCGTAGATCCTTCGGATGCTATAGTCTTGGATCATCAGGTTCATGCCAGTGTTCAGAATGCTGCAAAAATTGCCAAAGCAAATGGCACCCACGTGGAAATGGTTCGTCACAGCAATTTGGAAAACCTGGAGTGGAGAATCCAAAAGTTGACGTCGGAATTTAGGAATGTTTGGTATTTCGCTGATGGCGTTTACTCAATGTTTGGTGACTTGGCACCTTTTAAAGAGATTGAGTCATTACTGAACAAGTATGATAATTTGTATTTATATGTAGATGATGCTCATGGCATGAGTTGGTCGGGGCCACGAGGAAGTGGGACGGTATTAGCTGCGATTGAATTTCATCCAAAAATGGTGCTTGCAACTTCCATGGTCAAGGGGTTTGGAGGTGGCGGTGGCATTCTGGTCTTTCCAGATTCGCAGTTGCGTGACTTCATTAATTACACTGGTAGCACGCTCTTCTTTTCCGGTCCGATCCAAAATGGCAGCTTGGGGGCATGTGTATGTTCAGCGAAAATTCATTTGAGTCCTGAAATCAATGAGTTGCAGGAGAAATTGAAAGGGTTGTTGCGATTTACGCTTGATAGCTGTGATGCTATGGAGATTCCTCTTGCTGTTAAAGAGCTGACGCCCATCTTCTTTGTGCCGGTAAGTGATACCCGAACGGCATATCAAATTACGCGAAAAATGATAGAAAAGGGCTTCTTTTTGAATATCGCAGCTTATCCATCCGTCCCTGTAAAAAATGCTGGTCTGCGGTTTACCATTACCAACCACATGAGTGAGGGCAGTATCCTGGAGATGCTGGAAACGCTTCGGGAAGTGTACTATCAGACCTTGGCGGCAAACGGTGTGACGCTGGATGAGGTTTATGCTGCGTTCAAGCTTGAAAAGCCCGGTAAAAGCAAGATCACAGAGACACAATCTGTTTCTAATAACATGTGAATTAGGTACTTGCTTATTATGTCGCCCTGAGATTTTCCTAATGGTGGAGGCTCTCGGGGCGATTTTTTTTCTCTGGTTCACAAATTGGAAAGGAAATTGATAGCAAAAATGGTATAGGTTTTCTTGAATCAGAGAGGGGGCCAAATGAGGAAGAAACTGCTCGAATACATACATTCCTTTGTACCGAAAGATGATGAGGCCAATCCTGCCATTTACTGGCGGACAAGGATGTTGGTTTATCTTCATTTCTTTTTTCTTGTTGCAGTGATCATAATGGCACTGATCACTCTCTTTGCTATGCATGCCAATGATAATGTGCCATTTATCTTTGGTTTTGTTTTCCTTCCTTTTTCGTTGTATTTGCTTAAGCGCTATCAAAACCCCACATACTCTGGGAACTTGATAGTCTTGACGTGGTTTGCCATTCTAGTTCCTG
Proteins encoded in this region:
- a CDS encoding aminotransferase class I/II-fold pyridoxal phosphate-dependent enzyme, whose translation is MNKQITPRPMHNTSRLLDYLYHEMIVCATEGIGYVVLDDEELKANEIVIGGKKVKSFGSCSYLGLELDPRMKAASIKAIEKYGTAFSSSRAYLSSPLYGELQELLEAIFQKPVIATPTTSLGHIAAIPSLVDPSDAIVLDHQVHASVQNAAKIAKANGTHVEMVRHSNLENLEWRIQKLTSEFRNVWYFADGVYSMFGDLAPFKEIESLLNKYDNLYLYVDDAHGMSWSGPRGSGTVLAAIEFHPKMVLATSMVKGFGGGGGILVFPDSQLRDFINYTGSTLFFSGPIQNGSLGACVCSAKIHLSPEINELQEKLKGLLRFTLDSCDAMEIPLAVKELTPIFFVPVSDTRTAYQITRKMIEKGFFLNIAAYPSVPVKNAGLRFTITNHMSEGSILEMLETLREVYYQTLAANGVTLDEVYAAFKLEKPGKSKITETQSVSNNM